CTGTAGGCTACAATATTTAAGGTCTTTTAGCAAGAGGGGAAACAGTTTGAAGCATAAATACATTATAGAGGAGATTTATTTCACCGATAgatatttttcgattttgCAACTTCATTCATTTGAAGTGAGGCGTCGATGGCATCTATGACACCACAAAAACCTGCTTCTTTTAGTGCTTCTGCGGCCAATCCGGTGCCTGGAaaaggttttataaaaatgaatgGAGGGGAAGATCTCGCAAATTGTAACGCAttacacaatattttaaaaaaacatcgGTAGCCTAATAGCCTCGAATGAAAATACTTGAGAATTTTTAGCCAATGTTTCAGGCGGATTGAGTCAAACCTCAACAACAGTTTTACCTGAAGCAACATCAAGAGCTGTGAGTTTTGCCAAATTTGCCTTGGAGCCATCTGACAAATTTTCCATACAAAGTCGAGCCAAGTGGCCGGGTATTTTGAATCCCATCGATTTCATCATATCGTCGTACTTGCTCGCGTATTTATCGTAGAACTCGTGGTTCATTTCCATTGATTTTGAGATTTCGCCGACGATGTCAGAAAAGCGACATTCTCGTTCATGTATGCGCTCTGAATCCATGGATTGTGCGCTTATAAGACGTCAGACAGTTTTATACAAATTGAACTTGCTGTATGCCAgtggaaagaaaaacaattggATCAACGGCTATATCCATATGATTTTGCTGCTCATATGAAGAGATATAGCACTGTGCGCTGATATCAATAAAGGTTTAAAGTCTACCAGCCCTCAGGGAAAAGTTTGGTGCAAAGAACTATTCAAAGTCGATTAAATTGGCTGCAATTGCTATGAGTTCGCCATGCGATTAAAGGCTTTACCACCATCGTGGCTAAAGTAATCTTTTACAACTAAGAACGTTGCCAGAATAAAACTTGCAACTGCAGTTCTGGGCAGCTTGAGTTTTGAGTAGTTACTATAGAACAATGTCTGTAACTCTATCAGAGTTTGCACGATTTTAATATGTCACCACACACACAAACTATAAATAACAATCTTCTATGAGCCTTATAACGAAAGTGGCGTATAAAATTTTCCCCTGGAttcaactaaaacaattggATACAGGCCTAATTAACTTGCTTCTACTATAACTGATGGTATTCCTCAACTAAGGCAGGCTACTTCAACAAGACTTCCAAGGTTTAGGCTTAATTTCAATAACGCAGCAGTTGAAAATTTCAACATCGTAACAAAGCCTTGTCATATAACGTTCACAAAATGTTCATCTAAGGCTAAGCTATTATTGCAGCAAAACGTTCCGGAAAGCATTTTACTACAAAAAGCTAACCATCGCGCACGGAAATCATGATTAGGGGAAGGCGGCTCGTTTTTCAAACCCACTATATTAATGAGATGACACGTTTTCCTGAAACTGCCTGATACACTGCTCCCAGGTCATTTGATCTTTGAAATAATCTGTCGTAAAGTTCTTTCTGAACACGCCAACCCAAGACGATGAAGTTTTTGTGCAAACAATGGTGCCTAAGAAATGAAATGGCCTGGAGAAACAGCACGTTGCACTGTTGATAGTTTGCTAATTGCTAACTTTAAGTTTGCTTATTTTGTGCAATTGCCATCGCTTGTTTGTTCATAATGCTATGTATTGAAACACGTTGTAAGCTTTTGGGCGTGGTATGCGAGTTTTATCACAAGAAAGAACATCGTTTTTGCCACTTTTCAAGCAATCAAGAGTATTTGCGGCTTTTACGTCGTTGACGCCAAGGCCGAAAATGTCGGTTTCATGCTGAATAAAATGCGACTAATATCCAAACAGGTCTGCTTCAAATAACCACAAAATATCGTTTCATGAAATGTTAATTCTCAAGACAAAATGCCAAAATAATTGTTGTAAGTTGCTGACCTTTAGTTGATTAGAATTATTAAAATGCAAAACGGCTTGTTTCATACAAACTGTGCCGCAAACAATGATACTATCTGCATTTTTTAATGAATACAATTAGTCTAAAGCTAAATGTGTAGTAAAAATTGTACAGCAGGAAAAATGTTCAACTGAAAATTAAACTGGGAAAAGAACCCCATCTTGAAGTCGTAGAGAGCGAGTTGGCCAAAGTAGGATTAGTAGCATATATGCATTGCTTGAATCTAATCAACTACCAACATCACTCAAATATCAACGGGTTTGGTTGTATCAGATATTTTCTCTAATCCGTATGTTGACGATAATTTAGCCTTTAATTTTCCACTGTTCACCTCTACGTACTATATCCAAATATaggttttctttaatcaaacTATCACTTCATgaaatgttaattttaaaGACAAAATACCAATAATTATCGTAAAATACTGACCTAATAGTGATACAAATTGTCGGAATATATGATAGGTTATATTTTGTACAAACCACGCACATGAGCACATACACAAACAGAGGGATACAAACAATGAATATCAGGTTCAGTTCGATTGAGAAGCATCAATTCTTCTGGTAGCAGTAGAGGACATTCTTGCTTACTTTGTGGTATTGATGGTCAAGGTCAAACATTTTATCATCCAACTGAAAAAGAATATATGCAGGTACACAACGTTTTCTAAATATATTCCAAAATGTAATTCTTCTAATGAAAGATAACTGCAACTAAGAACAATCAATTTCATTCATATTCCCTTTTACTGCTAATCATTTGAGCACGACAAAAACATTTCGCGAAATCTGGGATGATCTAATCTTACTTCGACCACACGTTTGCACAATCCATCATCttctattttttttacaaCCCTTAGCGTGCTTTTCAGTTTGGTCCCGCTTGGGTCGGTAGTGGCCAAGAGAAACGTGTTGAAAATCAGAAGACCCCCCGACTTAAGAACTCGGATACAATCCTAAACATATCCAGTGTTTATTGTAGCTATAACATACACACATCTCAGGGATATGGCCTATAAGATAAAGACAGGGTTAGTTGTCGGTTTGCTTTTCTCCATCTGAAAATGGTTTACTTACAAAAAGGCATTCATCAGGCACGTGACCTGGAGTCAACGCCGTGCTGACGACAACCACGTCATATGAGTCATCATCAAATGACAGTGGATTCTGGAGAGTAATTAGACCGTTTCTGAGATcactaaaattgcaaaatgtacGTTAAAACATGTGCGTATTGTGCTGTCTGTTACAAATACAAAGTCTACCATACATACATCAGACTTTAAAGAAAACCAATACATACTAAACAATGAATGAAGTCACAGAATATAGCAGGTTGAACATTTCACCTGTAAATTCCTTTTTCCCTTGCGATCTCACACATCCCGTTCGCTCCTTCAATCCCATCTAAACGACCTGTGAATCCAGCGGCTCGAAGTCCCTCGGCAAACAAACCTGTgcctttaaaatatttgacaaCTTAATTCTACATTGCACATATTCCTGCTATAGGCTACGTACCATTAAGCAGGAGAAGTTCTAAACATGCGCCCGGCATTGAAATCTACAAAACGATACTTAGAATGAATGATAGTTGGGCAATGTGGTTTTTTTGCAGTCATATTCCACTAAATCCCAAATTGTAAACCTTTCAGGCTACCTGCGGCTACATCAAGCACACGGCAGTTGTCCACATTCTTCTTCATGCTTTCGGTCAAATTGTCCATGCAAAGTCTGGCCAAATGATTTGCCGAATGGAAGTGGACGTTCCTGGCCAAATCGTCATACTCGTCAGCAATTTTGTTGTAGACgtttttgttgctttcaaCGTCATCGGTAAGTGCGCTGACGAACTCCAAAAAGAAAAGTTCTTTGTTGTGAGGAATGTTAACTCCGCTGGTCATATTGTAAAATTAGCCTATTCGTTGATCTGCTGAGTCCAGAAAAATCACAATTTGAACGCTGTTTGGTAATTTAAAATCTCTTGTTGCTAAACATATTCGAAAATATAATCATATAACAACGCTCAGTCATATTAACAACGAACTTATCAAATAGTAAGAACACTTAAGGAAATTCTCTGACTGAATCCCACTATATTTTTCGTGTCTCTGCTATAAAGCAGTTATATTCAACACAACGCGTTCATCATTGGATTGCGAAACTGCAAAGGCTGAAATTCAGCCAGGAGTGTTGTAAAGGTTGTCTTCGTGATCATAAGTAAAATAAGCACCACTAACCAATGCATGCATTAACACCATGATGACGTATCTTCCTCTCTATGGGACACTGTAATGAAAGGAGGCTTAAGTTCTTAGAAGTGTTTCTGTTTTTACCGTTTAAATACACTATAACCGGTAATTCTTTCACACAGCTTGTATACAAATGTGATAATATATCATGCGCTGCTTAATTTAGGACGAgactttattaaattttatcgCACAAGTCCTCAGGGAAAAGCGAAGAATTAAACGAAGCATTAAAGATAAATCGTTCATAACTACAAAGCGGTTTATCGCTGTTTCCTTCCTATTGTGTTTCTCGTTATAAATCGCGCAATTTTGACTTCAGCTTTTACCAATTACCAGTACATCTCGATAACAAATGCCTGATCTTATGTCGTCAGTGGTCcgaataaaacaaacactcgTTCTGCCGAGCCAAGAAACCCCGCCCTAGCTTTCGATGTGCTGTGGTAGAAGGAGTTTTGTTCAGAATATGACGGTTATAATTTGTGGAGAAAAAGCAATAACCTGCAGTCGGTGGAAAAGGAAGCAAAATAATTGGATTTTACTTTAAATACTGAAATGATCTCAGTGGAGTTTTTGCGCCTATAGGTTATAAAACCAAAGGTTAGTTGTAAGCGAAACATCCTTGAAACAACAACTGTTTACTAAATGCTTTTGATTCAAGCTTTCGGATACTTTCGAAAATCCATACTAGGTTTGACCTATAAATGTATCACAAACTGCCGTTAGTTTGatatcaaacattttcaaagacAGTTTACGATCGAAAAGACAAATACTAGTTTACATCCCGGACCTGGCATTGGCAACCATAACAATGAAACTGTAATTTTACTGCTAAAATGTGTGATTTTTGTGCGCCATTGCAACTGGGGTCATGAACGAATCAAAGCATCCAGCAGTGCCCGCTCCAGTTCCATGTAAACGTATAGACCAGAAAAAACCTGATGCATTATGttattaaatgaatgcgaggGCGACAACGCAGCAAATGCCACCAAGTCATTACAATTTTCGGTGGCAATTTATTCTGCCAGCGATAATACTTTGTGACAAAACAAGCAATCATAATACAGCTCTTATGACTTCAGAATACAATTTGATCATCTTTTTGAAATTACGACGTTTTTATCGTAAACATAATCACATGACCCATACATGTTATTGGCTTGGTTGTGTCGGAGTTAGAACGTCGGACGTTAATCAAACATCCTGAGTTCAATTCCCGCGGAGGCACAAAACTAACGCCGTGATGCCCCAAGGCATTTATTGTCGTTTTGGCGCTggtttaataaaaatgttatgctTACATAAAACTCGCATATCTCAAAAGATAACCATGCTAGCATGACGTCATGAAATCTCTTACAATTGGAACGTGTTACGCAAagaacttttataatttataaaagtataatttatAATCCCAACCAAAAGCTCACCTTATAAATTAATTTCCAAAATGTTATGGACCTGTTTCATCAGAATTCgtttgcaaaaacttcaacTAAGTCCAAAAACTGTGACTTGACAAAAAAATCACAACACAAAGTGTCTTATTCTTGTGAAACGAACACGTATTTTTCGTCATACACATCACGACGTATAGTACATCACATCTTCATACATTACCAAATACACAATTGCTAAACTGTTTAATAAAATGACTTCTTTGTAGCAATGCATAAATACACAAGCGAGTAGCAATGTGCTTGTCCCACACAGAGCTCATGGAAGACTAATTCTTCTGGAAGCAGTGGATCACATTCTTCCGCACTTTGTGATATTGAGAGTCCAGGTCAAACATTTGGGCGTCAAACTGAAAAGGAATTGATGCATTGACTAACAAGCGATTCTCACTCCCACTTGCAACTTTTATCGTGAACTTTTTCTTGAAGAAAATATTCTTATTCTTTGGATACAAAGATTTGAAAGACACAAAGCATTAAACGTTTCATCTCACCTCGTCCACGCATTCACACCGTCCATCGTCATGCATCTTCTCGACGATTCCCTTCGTGCACTTCAtgcactccccgtcggggtcAGTGACCTCGAAGTGAGACAAGTTGAACAGCAGGAGGCCTTTTGGTTTGAGAACTCGAATACAATCCTGAGAATGGGTTATAGAAGTTTTAAGGTGTGAAAAAACGTCATGAAATTCCTATCACTTACAAAAAGGCATTCCTTTGGCACGTGACCGGGAGTCAGAGCCGTGCAAACTACAACTACGTCATAAGTGTTGTCGTCAAATGGAAGTGGGTTGTCTACTGTGACGAGACCGCTTCTAAGGTCACTGgtatcaaaaacaaaacaactgccctaaaacaaaatcttgCGACAGATTAATACCAGCAAATGCgaattaaaaaaactaggCCTACATGCAGAAAGCAAGCAATGAGAATGGTGACGTCATGCCGTAACACTGTATAGAGTTAAACACTGTGATGGGGTATTTCACCTGTAAATCCCCTTTTTCCTGGCAATCTCGCACATATCGTTGGCGCCTTCAATTCCATCAAAACTTCCCGTGAATCTTGCCGCTCGAAATTCTTCGACTATCAAGCCTGTGCCTGAAACATATTAAACATAAACAGGTTTATCACCTTATAGAAGAAATAGATCACATATACAATACTTATGAATTACTGCATGCAATGCATTGCTGTAAGTTTAGACAAGTGCAGGCAAATCGTAAAGCGCATTACCTGCAGCTACATCAAGAACGCGACATTTGTCCAAATTCTTCTTCATGCTCTCAGGTAAGTTGTCCATGCAAAGTTTGACCAAATGATTTGCCACTTTGAAGCCGAGATCCCTGGCCAAGTCGTCATATTCATCCGCGTATTTATTGTAGacttttatgttgttttccaaattttcgTTGAGTTCGTTGACAATGTCAGAAAAATGAACCTCTTTGTCGTGGGGGATAATAACTTGAGTGGCCATGTTATTCACTTAATTGTCTACTTGTGCTTTTCTGCAAACACATATAAGTTACAATCTGCTAATGAACCCTTATATCATAATTGCATGTAGCTGAATGTTTGAGTTGAGCTATACTTAGGTTTGAACCATAGATTGATTGAAGAAGATAAAAACATATCAAGACTTCGCTGCTTAAAGCTTTGCTTTCAAAATTCTAGGTGtgaagcaaatattttcagttgGGCTACAAGGAAGTGacgtattttattatttttttctttcttttgtttgaCAAAAATCATGCTTTTGCACAGCGTGTAACtagtcattttattttcggCCGGTAGCTTTTTGTTTCTGGAAAAATCGCGAGTTCCTCTAAGTGGTTTCTGTTATAGGTTAACAGAGCACGACACCTGGCAACCATGCTGTGGAAGGATGACTCATTGATGTTGTTTTGCAGCAAAAtacttgcaaaaagtttgtcCATTTACTGCAAACAAATTCCGGACTCAAACTTGACaggaaaacacaaaacaaattttggcaaaacCTTTTCGATCTAACACTAAAAACCTACTAAATTCTAGTATTGTTGCCAGTGAATAATTTTTCATCAAGTTTATGGAACCCAACGTGTTACCTTTTAAGTTTTGGATTTTGGGAAGGTTTTAATACGTGTCACAAAATTGCACGAATAGTTTTACTGGTTTACTTCTTCGGTTTTCAATTTTCGTCATAGCAGGCTTTAAGGCTAAATATGAATTAGTTTGAAACGATTTATTTGAAAAGCTACGGGAACAACCGACAACAAAAACTCATACACGCCATTTACAGAGTACTTGAGTGGTCACGTGCATTTTCTCATATCCACAATAACATCTAATCACGTGTCTAGAATCATATTACAGTTTATAATTCAGCAAACTCTCTCTCTGCCTTACTACTGTATACAATCAACAGCAATTAGCTTACCAGTTACCAAGGAGCAGGCTAAAACATGTTGCAGGAATATTTTCTTCGCTTTGGGTCCCGCTTTTTAAGAAGGCTTCAACGCTGTAAAAAGAAATCGGAGAATTCGTGCAAAACAGTAAACCAGCAAGCCTTTTCCTTACAAGCTAAATGGAAAGGAAAGGAAGCTGTATAGTTCTTAGAAATGCTTCTATTTAGTATACAGTATCATCATACACGCAAGATAGTTGAAACGTGTGATGTAAAATACCTGTGTAGAAAATTGTTCTGTTTATCGGCACCAATAGTCATTTGATCACCGGATGCTAAAGTATGTTGCGCCAAAGACAACAGCATAGCAATGCGATTTTTTGGTTAAATATTAACTAACAAGTGACAACCAGGGTCCACATTTGGAGCAAACCCAAACATACCACGAGAGTTACAAGCATGATAACGAAGTTGTTCGTTTGCtcttttaaacgtttttttattGGATGTAGGGCGTTAAAAAATGTTGTCGTTTCGTTCACAAGAGGAAATACTTTCACCAGAtaaatttctattttgctATAGTAATGGTTGTAAACGGATTTTATCAAAGTGTGATCTTTTAGGCAGTGTACTTTCCACCTACAACTTGTGGTCCAGAATATCGTGTATATAGTTACTGGCGGCTGGATTTATAACCTGCGGATTCATTATAATTACAGATTTTACTCCAAGAATAATGAACACATGAAAATTTGAACACGTCTATATCAGTCACGTTTAAAATAGTAATTGGTCGCCAGACGGTGATAGCGGAAAAAGCGCGACCAAGAAACAGACAAACGAAATCATATGAATAAGAAATACCACTTAgaaattatcacgtgacaAGTAACTTGTGGTTGAGTCAAAATCTAAGTGTGCTTGTCGCTACATCCCATTtaatacataaaatatttgctgaGAACAATTACATGTTTTGTGATTAACACCGTTGGCTGTACAACTTTACTGTTTTCATGAGTTGTAATACAGTAATtatcgaaaaaaaaatttattaaaaaacaaatcaaacaaaacaaaaagctaTATTTTGCTAAACTACTTGCACCAACTCAACTTCAAAGTAACATGATATACGTCTCCCACGTTTCAGCAATAGGTTCCTAGATTGAAGTTTACCAAAGACATCGCCTAGCTGGCAATCTTCCGCACAACTGAGCTCAACAATGGGTTCTAAATTGCCTAGATAcattaagtaaaaaatgtaTCAAAAAAGTGACCCATCGAGTTAAACAAAATGACTTTTTACGTGGTACTTTCCAATTTCCCTAATCTATCAATTATTAATTTTCGTTTGCTTTGTTATCTACCttgaaaaacgttttgtttttgcatatgtttcaatacaaaatgtttatgcgCATGATATCAAAACTTACAACGGtttttgcttaacttcacATCTTGAAAACGTCCATTACAAACAGCCCATTACAAAAACACGTAGGTTTCAGTCGCTCTTGAACATTCTGCAATTACAACTGGAGGTTTTGTTTGCTACGCTATCCAGAAACTTGCGTGATGGTACGAGCAGttctttattttcaaaattcaatCTTCAATTGTAAAATAAGCTTCGTGTAAACCAGTAACAACATCACATGTCACTGTTTGCcatttgattgattgatattCTTCTATACCTGGGGACCACAAATGCCAAACTCTTTGTTCGTTTTACAAACGGACTCCGTATAACACAAGCTATCGGAatttttatcctcggactgagaaaGTCTATTCTTTGCAGGCTGCACAGTTTAAAAAGTGCAGCTAATTTCCTTTCAATGAAACTACGGATGTAAGGTTCCCAAGCAAATTTACGCATTACATTTACCGCAATGATTATTAGCAAAAGTTGAAGTGAACGCAGTTATTTTGTTCCGTCATTATGattgtttattattgttataacAAGTTTTCGTGAGttgtacaaatatttattcgCGCGTACTTTTTCCTTTGAAAAGTGTGTTATgcgaataaaacaaaaacacgaaACTACGGATGTAAGCTTAGTAACATTTCTGTAGTTGAGCAGTTCTGAACAGAAATGACCAACACAAAGCCACAAACTGCACCGCAAAACCTATGAAAACACGGCACGCTTGACCGATTTGcttgaaaataaatacataTGGATTTAGTAACAGTAAACTTGCTGAATTATGtaatataaattataaataaaaatttaatccaGGAATTGGAGTGTATAAGCAACCGATGGCGCAGTGGTGTGTGTCACGActaattatttttacaaactaGTTAACTGCAGACCAGGCGAGCTTTGCTTTCACCAGtagaaaagatttgtttgttttggtttGCCATCTCCACTTGGCTGCCTTGGCAAATCAGAAGTCGCTATGTATACCGATACTGCAAGAAGAATGCTGTGTAAAATGCTGGTACGAGCAAATCAAATATTAGTTTGTGTCATAAAATTTGACTA
Above is a window of Clavelina lepadiformis chromosome 8, kaClaLepa1.1, whole genome shotgun sequence DNA encoding:
- the LOC143468927 gene encoding methyltransferase-like protein 27; translation: MDSERIHERECRFSDIVGEISKSMEMNHEFYDKYASKYDDMMKSMGFKIPGHLARLCMENLSDGSKANLAKLTALDVASGTGLAAEALKEAGFCGVIDAIDASLQMNEVAKSKNIYRKMLCHMINVDNRMPFPDNTYGVVVACSALTPGHIEHDCLYDFLRVVKPGGIMIFNVSHLTTVDPDGECVQCAKCILEKMHDEGKCECVSETHTDMFKADMKYHKFKETVIHCFVKN
- the LOC143469115 gene encoding methyltransferase-like protein 27, whose product is MTSGVNIPHNKELFFLEFVSALTDDVESNKNVYNKIADEYDDLARNVHFHSANHLARLCMDNLTESMKKNVDNCRVLDVAAGTGLFAEGLRAAGFTGRLDGIEGANGMCEIAREKGIYSDLRNGLITLQNPLSFDDDSYDVVVVSTALTPGHVPDECLFDCIRVLKSGGLLIFNTFLLATTDPSGTKLKSTLRVVKKIEDDGLCKRVVELDDKMFDLDHQYHKVSKNVLYCYQKN
- the LOC143468172 gene encoding methyltransferase-like protein 27, which produces MATQVIIPHDKEVHFSDIVNELNENLENNIKVYNKYADEYDDLARDLGFKVANHLVKLCMDNLPESMKKNLDKCRVLDVAAGTGLIVEEFRAARFTGSFDGIEGANDMCEIARKKGIYSDLRSGLVTVDNPLPFDDNTYDVVVVCTALTPGHVPKECLFDCIRVLKPKGLLLFNLSHFEVTDPDGECMKCTKGIVEKMHDDGRCECVDEFDAQMFDLDSQYHKVRKNVIHCFQKN